A single Streptomyces sp. 2114.4 DNA region contains:
- a CDS encoding HNH endonuclease — protein MPHVLVLNASYEPLGVVPLRRALILVLNEKAVSLEESGALMHSATHVIPAPSVVRLKRFVRVPFRGPVPLTRRALFARDGGRCMYCGGVATSVDHVIPRSRGGQHTWENVVAACRRCNHVKADRHVAEIGWRLRHQPAPPSGLAWRIIGTGHRDPRWLPYLQPYGADDALARIDAVSA, from the coding sequence GTGCCGCATGTCCTGGTCCTCAATGCGTCGTACGAGCCGCTCGGCGTCGTACCGCTCCGCCGCGCGCTCATCCTCGTCCTCAACGAGAAGGCTGTCAGCCTCGAGGAATCCGGCGCCCTCATGCACAGTGCGACCCATGTCATACCCGCTCCGAGCGTGGTCCGCTTGAAGCGGTTCGTGCGGGTGCCCTTTCGCGGCCCCGTTCCCCTGACCCGCCGGGCGCTGTTCGCCCGTGACGGCGGGCGCTGTATGTACTGCGGTGGCGTCGCAACCAGCGTCGACCACGTCATCCCGCGCAGCCGCGGAGGTCAGCACACCTGGGAAAACGTCGTCGCCGCGTGCCGGCGCTGCAACCACGTCAAGGCCGACCGCCATGTCGCCGAGATCGGCTGGCGGCTGCGGCATCAGCCCGCCCCGCCGTCAGGACTGGCGTGGCGGATCATCGGCACGGGCCATCGTGACCCGCGCTGGCTGCCGTATTTGCAGCCGTACGGCGCGGATGACGCCTTGGCCCGGATCGACGCCGTATCGGCGTAG
- a CDS encoding mechanosensitive ion channel family protein — protein MFWSASPAAAAHLSAATPGSSGPTSLDDATDKATNAAGWVQENWGTWLTSGLQILLIIVIAVVLRHVIRRTITKLIERMNRTVAAAQGTALGGLLVNAERRRQRSEAIGSVLRSVASFVIMGTAALTVLSVLKINLAPLLASAGVAGVAIGFGARNLVTDFLSGVFMILEDQYGVGDEIDAGVATGTVIEVGLRVTKLRGPNGAIWYIRNGEVKRIGNLSQGWSTAAVDVVIAADQDLERARETITGAGEEMSKAEPWNEQLWEPVEVLGLSEVHLDTVTISVSAKTMPGKAPGVERELRWRIKRALDAAGVHLAPRPLPEEEDEEAADPSAGMAAPSALNNPTSPQSLATNPIASPSKMGK, from the coding sequence GTGTTCTGGTCCGCTTCGCCGGCCGCTGCCGCGCACCTGAGCGCCGCCACGCCAGGCTCCTCCGGCCCGACGTCGCTCGACGACGCCACGGACAAGGCCACCAACGCCGCCGGCTGGGTGCAGGAGAACTGGGGGACGTGGCTCACGTCCGGCCTGCAGATCTTGCTGATCATCGTGATCGCGGTGGTGCTGCGGCATGTGATCCGCCGCACGATCACCAAGCTCATCGAGCGGATGAACCGCACCGTGGCCGCCGCCCAGGGCACCGCGCTGGGCGGTCTGCTCGTCAACGCCGAGAGACGCAGACAGCGCTCCGAGGCCATCGGCTCGGTGCTGCGCAGCGTCGCCTCCTTCGTGATCATGGGCACCGCCGCCCTGACCGTGCTCTCGGTGCTGAAGATCAACCTGGCGCCGCTGCTGGCGAGCGCCGGTGTGGCCGGGGTCGCCATCGGTTTCGGCGCCCGCAACCTCGTCACCGACTTCCTCTCCGGCGTCTTCATGATCCTCGAGGACCAGTACGGCGTCGGCGACGAGATCGATGCGGGGGTGGCCACCGGCACGGTCATCGAGGTCGGCCTGCGGGTCACCAAGCTGCGCGGCCCCAACGGCGCGATCTGGTACATACGCAACGGTGAGGTCAAGCGGATCGGCAACCTCAGCCAGGGCTGGTCCACCGCCGCCGTTGATGTGGTGATCGCCGCCGACCAGGACCTGGAGCGCGCCCGCGAGACCATCACCGGCGCCGGCGAGGAGATGTCCAAGGCCGAGCCCTGGAACGAGCAGCTGTGGGAGCCGGTGGAGGTCCTGGGCCTGAGCGAGGTCCACCTGGACACCGTCACCATCAGCGTTTCGGCCAAGACCATGCCCGGCAAGGCCCCCGGCGTGGAGCGCGAACTGCGCTGGCGCATCAAGCGCGCCCTGGACGCCGCCGGCGTCCACCTGGCCCCGCGCCCGCTCCCCGAGGAGGAGGACGAGGAGGCCGCCGACCCCTCGGCCGGCATGGCCGCCCCCTCGGCCCTCAACAACCCGACGTCCCCGCAGTCCCTGGCGACCAATCCGATCGCTTCGCCGTCGAAGATGGGGAAGTAA
- a CDS encoding ROK family transcriptional regulator codes for MNDRAALDLLVSQGPLTRTRIGELTGLSKPTASQLLARLEAAGLVRTTGNVTGRPGPSAQLYEIDPVAAHVAALAVDPLGITAAVADITGQVLGEERVNTDAVAGEAPHRTAQLVARAVDGALARAGLARGQLHGAVIGTPGALDPRTGRLRYAPHLPGWHARALKDELTGVLGTPVTLENDVNLAAVAEQHDGAAQDVDDFVLVWADKGVGAALVLGGRLLRGATGGAGEIGYLPLPGAPLTRGGDHGSARADAGGGFQQLVGSPAVLALAREYGAPDVRTVEGAMAHDGVRAEIARRLATGIAAVVAVVDPRLVVLSGEVPRAGGQALRALVEEEFTGLPLSRPAVRLSHVDGPPILTGALRTALATARDAVFHTG; via the coding sequence ATGAACGACCGGGCCGCGCTCGATCTGCTGGTGTCGCAGGGCCCGTTGACCCGTACGCGGATCGGGGAGCTGACCGGGCTGTCGAAGCCCACCGCCTCGCAGCTGCTGGCACGGCTGGAGGCGGCGGGGCTGGTACGGACGACCGGGAATGTGACCGGGCGGCCGGGGCCCAGTGCGCAGCTGTACGAGATCGACCCGGTGGCGGCGCATGTTGCCGCGCTGGCCGTCGATCCGCTGGGGATCACCGCCGCGGTCGCCGACATCACCGGGCAGGTGCTCGGGGAGGAGCGGGTCAACACCGACGCCGTTGCCGGGGAGGCGCCGCACCGGACCGCGCAGCTGGTCGCGCGGGCCGTCGACGGGGCGCTGGCCAGGGCCGGGCTGGCACGCGGGCAGCTGCACGGGGCGGTGATCGGCACACCCGGTGCGCTGGACCCGCGGACCGGACGGCTGCGCTATGCGCCGCATCTGCCGGGGTGGCATGCGCGGGCGCTGAAGGACGAGCTGACCGGGGTGCTGGGCACGCCGGTCACCCTCGAGAACGATGTGAACCTGGCGGCGGTCGCCGAGCAGCACGACGGGGCCGCACAGGACGTCGACGACTTCGTGCTGGTGTGGGCGGACAAGGGGGTCGGTGCCGCCCTCGTGCTGGGCGGCCGGCTGCTGCGCGGGGCCACCGGCGGCGCGGGCGAGATCGGTTACCTGCCGCTGCCCGGCGCCCCGTTGACCCGGGGCGGTGACCACGGCTCCGCGCGGGCGGACGCCGGCGGCGGCTTCCAGCAGCTGGTCGGCTCACCGGCCGTGCTCGCCCTGGCCCGGGAGTACGGGGCCCCGGACGTCCGTACCGTCGAAGGGGCGATGGCGCACGACGGGGTCCGTGCCGAGATCGCGCGACGGCTGGCGACCGGGATAGCGGCCGTGGTCGCGGTCGTCGACCCGCGGCTGGTGGTGCTCTCCGGCGAGGTCCCCCGGGCCGGCGGCCAGGCGCTGCGCGCCCTGGTCGAGGAGGAGTTCACCGGGCTCCCGCTGTCCCGCCCCGCCGTGCGCCTGAGCCATGTCGACGGCCCCCCGATCCTCACCGGCGCGCTGCGGACGGCGCTCGCGACGGCACGCGATGCGGTGTTCCACACCGGCTGA
- a CDS encoding 6-phospho-beta-glucosidase, with translation MPSPQGRTPHPRTPHPRVKLAVVGGGSTYTPELIDGFARLREVLPLEELVLIDPAADRLELVGGLARRIFAKQGHPGRISWTTCLDAGIDGADAVLLQLRVGGQAARHQDETWPLECGCVGQETTGAGGLAKALRTVPVVLDIAERVRRRNPRAWIVDFTNPVGIVTRALLTHGHRAVGLCNVAIGFQRGFAALLGVSPVEVELEHVGLNHLTWERAVRVAGEDVLPRLLADHGDALAERLRLPRALLDRLGVIPSYYLRYYYQHDAVVRELRNAPSRAAEVAALERQLLGMYGDPALDEKPELLARRGGAFYSEAAVALTSSLLRNTGDTQVVNALNHGALPFLPDDAVIEVPATVDSTGATPLPVRPLEPLYAGLVAHVTAYEHLALEAALWGGGGRKPDRAGGRNAVFSALLAHPLIGRTDHADRLTDALIAHNREHLPWA, from the coding sequence ATGCCGTCTCCCCAGGGACGCACCCCGCACCCCCGCACCCCGCACCCCCGCGTCAAGCTCGCCGTGGTCGGCGGCGGCTCCACCTACACCCCCGAACTCATCGACGGTTTCGCGCGCCTGCGCGAGGTGCTGCCGCTGGAGGAACTGGTCCTCATCGACCCGGCCGCCGACCGGCTGGAGCTGGTGGGCGGCCTGGCCCGGCGGATCTTCGCCAAGCAGGGCCACCCGGGCCGGATCTCCTGGACCACTTGCCTGGACGCCGGTATCGACGGCGCGGACGCGGTGCTGCTGCAGCTGCGGGTGGGCGGCCAGGCCGCCCGCCACCAGGACGAGACCTGGCCGCTGGAGTGCGGCTGCGTCGGCCAGGAGACCACCGGCGCCGGCGGCCTCGCCAAGGCGCTGCGCACGGTCCCCGTCGTCCTGGACATCGCCGAACGGGTGCGCCGCCGCAACCCCCGTGCCTGGATCGTCGACTTCACCAACCCCGTCGGCATCGTCACCCGGGCGCTGCTCACCCACGGCCACCGGGCCGTGGGGCTGTGCAATGTCGCCATCGGCTTCCAGCGCGGATTCGCCGCGCTGCTGGGCGTCTCCCCCGTCGAGGTCGAGCTGGAGCACGTCGGCCTCAACCACCTCACCTGGGAGCGGGCGGTACGCGTCGCGGGTGAGGACGTCCTCCCCCGGCTGCTGGCGGACCACGGCGACGCCCTGGCCGAGCGCCTGCGCCTGCCCCGCGCGCTGCTCGACCGCCTCGGCGTCATCCCCTCGTACTACCTGCGCTACTACTACCAGCACGACGCGGTGGTACGGGAGTTGCGCAACGCACCGTCCCGCGCGGCGGAGGTCGCCGCCCTCGAACGACAGCTCCTCGGCATGTACGGCGACCCGGCACTCGACGAGAAGCCGGAGCTGCTGGCACGGCGCGGCGGCGCCTTCTACTCGGAGGCCGCGGTGGCCCTCACCTCCTCCCTCCTGCGCAACACCGGAGACACCCAGGTCGTCAACGCCCTCAACCACGGCGCCCTGCCGTTCCTGCCCGACGACGCGGTGATCGAGGTGCCCGCGACCGTGGACTCGACCGGCGCCACGCCCCTCCCGGTGCGCCCCTTGGAGCCGCTGTACGCCGGGCTGGTCGCGCATGTCACCGCCTACGAACACCTCGCCCTCGAGGCCGCGTTGTGGGGCGGGGGCGGCCGGAAACCCGACCGGGCCGGCGGACGCAACGCCGTCTTCTCCGCTCTCCTCGCGCACCCCCTCATCGGCCGGACCGACCACGCGGACCGGCTCACCGACGCGCTGATCGCGCACAACCGGGAGCACCTGCCGTGGGCCTGA
- a CDS encoding N-acetylglucosamine kinase — MGLTATALAIDAGNSKTDVALVATDGRLLGTARGGGFRPPAVGTGPAVDVLAPLVRSVLAQARPAGRVGHLSAFLAGADLPVEEERLAAEIAGRGWARTASVRNDTFALLRAGLPDDGERVGVAVVCGAGINCVGAGRDGATARFPALGRLSGDWGGGAFLAEEAMWRAARAEDGRGAPTRLAHALPAHFGLAGMPELIEAFHLRALPGHRRHELVPLLFSVAAAGDPVARVLVARQAEEIALLATVALRRLGLLGERVPVVLGGGVLAARHPLLHDRVTQLLAERAPRAVPQVVVAPPVLGAALDTLDRAGAEAGAHERLRAAWRAQPPAAQSPTGSARSRT, encoded by the coding sequence GTGGGCCTGACCGCCACGGCGCTCGCCATCGACGCGGGCAACAGCAAGACCGACGTGGCGCTGGTGGCCACGGACGGCAGGCTGCTCGGCACGGCACGCGGCGGTGGCTTCCGGCCGCCGGCGGTGGGGACCGGCCCGGCGGTCGACGTCCTGGCGCCGCTGGTGCGGTCGGTCCTGGCGCAGGCCCGGCCGGCGGGCCGGGTCGGGCACCTCTCCGCGTTCCTCGCGGGCGCCGATCTCCCCGTCGAGGAGGAGCGCCTGGCCGCCGAGATCGCGGGCCGGGGATGGGCGCGCACGGCCAGCGTCCGCAATGACACCTTCGCGCTGCTGCGGGCCGGGCTGCCGGACGACGGGGAGCGGGTGGGCGTCGCCGTGGTGTGCGGGGCGGGCATCAACTGCGTGGGGGCCGGCCGGGACGGTGCCACCGCGCGCTTCCCGGCCCTCGGCCGGCTCTCCGGCGACTGGGGCGGCGGGGCGTTCCTCGCCGAAGAGGCCATGTGGCGCGCGGCCCGGGCGGAGGACGGCCGCGGCGCACCGACCCGGCTGGCACACGCCCTGCCCGCGCACTTCGGCCTGGCCGGCATGCCGGAACTGATCGAGGCGTTCCATCTGCGGGCCCTCCCCGGCCACCGCCGCCATGAACTGGTGCCGCTGCTCTTCTCCGTGGCGGCGGCCGGTGACCCGGTCGCCCGCGTCCTCGTGGCCCGCCAGGCGGAGGAGATCGCGCTCCTGGCCACCGTCGCCCTGAGGCGTCTCGGTCTCCTCGGCGAACGGGTCCCCGTGGTGCTGGGCGGCGGTGTCCTGGCCGCCCGTCACCCGCTCCTCCACGACCGGGTCACCCAGCTCCTCGCAGAGCGTGCCCCCCGGGCGGTGCCCCAGGTGGTGGTGGCCCCGCCGGTGCTGGGGGCGGCCCTGGACACGCTGGACCGGGCGGGCGCGGAGGCCGGCGCTCATGAACGGCTGCGGGCGGCCTGGCGGGCGCAGCCGCCCGCCGCTCAGTCCCCCACCGGAAGCGCCAGGTCCCGTACGTGA
- a CDS encoding FadR/GntR family transcriptional regulator, whose amino-acid sequence MQSVRKGRVSLVERATDEIRAQIVSGTWPVGSRIPPESALSETLGVSRASVREAVRSLVHAGLLEPRQGDGTFVLCDDDSALALRRRLERAELSHVTQVRQGLDVVAARQAAKHRTDRQLAGIEAALARRGAALAAQDGEAFTAADAEFHVLVAEAGDNPVLADIYRSLSAALREELRRAACLDTATAAPDDPHSRLTDAIRDRDPRAAVDAAVLLLAGHVRDLALPVGD is encoded by the coding sequence GTGCAGTCGGTCCGCAAGGGCAGGGTGTCGCTGGTGGAGAGGGCGACCGACGAGATCCGCGCCCAGATCGTCAGCGGCACCTGGCCGGTGGGCAGCCGCATCCCGCCCGAGAGCGCGCTGTCCGAAACCCTCGGGGTCAGCCGCGCCTCGGTCCGCGAAGCCGTACGGTCCCTGGTGCACGCCGGCCTCCTGGAGCCCCGGCAGGGCGACGGCACCTTCGTGCTCTGCGACGACGACAGCGCCCTCGCCCTCCGCCGCCGCCTCGAACGCGCCGAGCTCAGCCATGTCACCCAGGTCCGCCAGGGCCTCGACGTGGTCGCCGCCCGCCAGGCGGCCAAGCACCGTACGGACCGCCAGCTCGCCGGCATCGAAGCCGCGCTGGCCCGCCGCGGGGCCGCCCTCGCCGCGCAGGACGGCGAGGCCTTCACCGCCGCCGACGCCGAGTTCCACGTCCTGGTCGCCGAGGCGGGTGACAACCCCGTCCTCGCCGACATCTACCGCTCCCTGAGCGCCGCCCTGCGCGAGGAACTGCGCCGCGCCGCCTGCCTGGACACCGCCACCGCGGCTCCTGACGACCCGCACTCCCGCCTCACCGACGCCATCCGTGACCGGGACCCCCGGGCCGCCGTGGACGCCGCGGTCCTGCTCCTGGCCGGTCACGTACGGGACCTGGCGCTTCCGGTGGGGGACTGA
- a CDS encoding glutamate ABC transporter substrate-binding protein produces the protein MRAGELVNLRAVLAPVASGMGVMAAVAAVLVPVLGGDAERAGHGGGRAGHGGGRVSSSAPAHRAYGPGAAPPAPASASCTTRTAAASLRPSAEDGAAVKRIKERDQLVVGVDQNTYRWGYRNPSTGTLEGFDIDLAQAVAEDILGPHPHVVFKTVPTNQRIPALQKRAVDMVVRTMTINCARKQQVAFSTSYFQAGQQVLAPIDSAIKAFDASLRGRRVCTAAGSTGETALRAQAHGAQVLTVPSQLDCLVRLQLGQADAVVTDSALAAAQAAQDPRVELKGKPFTDESYGVAMNKNDTDLVRRVNKVLDDYRGGGGDSAWMRAYRKWLKADLPGISGPPAPQYRD, from the coding sequence ATGCGCGCGGGAGAGCTGGTGAATCTGCGTGCCGTCCTTGCGCCGGTCGCGTCCGGGATGGGGGTGATGGCCGCGGTCGCCGCCGTGCTGGTGCCGGTGCTGGGCGGCGACGCCGAGCGGGCCGGGCACGGCGGCGGGCGGGCCGGGCACGGCGGCGGGCGGGTCTCCTCGTCCGCGCCGGCCCACCGCGCGTACGGACCGGGGGCGGCGCCGCCCGCACCTGCCTCCGCATCGTGCACGACGCGCACCGCCGCGGCGAGCCTGCGCCCGTCGGCGGAGGACGGCGCGGCGGTGAAGCGGATCAAGGAGCGGGACCAACTGGTCGTCGGGGTGGACCAGAACACCTACCGGTGGGGGTACCGCAATCCGTCCACCGGCACGCTGGAGGGTTTCGACATCGATCTGGCACAGGCGGTCGCCGAGGACATCCTGGGGCCGCACCCCCATGTGGTCTTCAAGACGGTGCCTACCAACCAGCGGATCCCGGCGCTGCAGAAGCGTGCGGTGGACATGGTGGTGCGGACGATGACGATCAACTGTGCCCGCAAGCAGCAGGTGGCGTTCTCGACCTCGTACTTCCAGGCGGGGCAGCAGGTGCTGGCCCCGATCGACTCGGCGATCAAGGCGTTCGACGCTTCGCTGCGGGGCCGGCGGGTGTGCACGGCGGCGGGTTCGACGGGTGAGACGGCGCTGAGGGCGCAGGCGCACGGCGCACAGGTGCTGACGGTGCCCAGCCAACTCGACTGTCTGGTACGGCTGCAGCTGGGCCAGGCGGATGCGGTGGTCACGGACAGTGCGCTGGCGGCGGCGCAGGCGGCGCAGGACCCGAGGGTGGAGCTGAAGGGCAAGCCGTTCACGGACGAGTCGTACGGCGTGGCGATGAACAAGAACGACACCGATCTGGTGCGGCGGGTGAACAAGGTCCTGGACGACTACCGGGGCGGCGGCGGGGACAGCGCCTGGATGCGGGCGTACCGCAAGTGGCTGAAGGCCGATCTGCCGGGCATATCGGGGCCGCCCGCGCCGCAGTACCGCGACTGA
- a CDS encoding serine/threonine-protein kinase, with product MTERADERCQRRECAGSYEDVGGGELYCDLCGLAPVVSPDGLLSSPPTGLTGRVLTDGAAGREAAGALLTVPSPAPASGAGSGPGTRTARSSPSRRSVPARHSRSVSGRGPARGMAAVSARGAGSGASSGAARGRLGAGLVTVPEVPRPDPRTAVLKHPEVPERKRFCSRTDCGAPVGRAHGEQPGTTEGFCIKCGHPYSFVPKLRPGDMVHGQYEVAGCLAHGGLGWIYLATDHAVSDRWVVLKGLLDTGDEEALAVAVSERRFLAEIEHANIVRIYNFVEHLDRATGSLDGYIVMEYVGGKSLKELANDRRTPQGRRDPLPVEQACAYGIEALEALGHLHRRGYLYCDFKVDNAIQQHDRLKLIDMGAVRRMDDHHSPVYGTIGYQAPEIAVLGPSVSSDLYTVARTLAVLTFDFQGYTNVFADSLPDPDHIEVFRSYESFYRLLVRATDPDRARRFASAEEMAEQLTGVLREVVALQSGEPRPALSPLFGPELRVVDTELMAAAEGDSSLLGARGAARRAEPGPGGPALRPLDIAGAALALPVPRVDPDDPHAGLLAGLLAAAPAELLAALRSAPADSLEVRLRALRARLETGDGAGAQRALEEIATAEPAGQWAAARRGGTGPGAGGTDWRVVWHRGLVSLTTGDREGAALAFDAVYDAFPGEPAPKLALGICAELLGQLDNAVEYYRLVWATDRSYVGAAFGLARVHLAAGDRTGAVGALESVPESSIHYIAARIAAVRARLRGRPPRDPLTADLRAAAEQVEALADFGLDAERREQLTTEVLGSALDWVLSGSHGAGPDGPAGVAGRPSLLGCPLDERGLRFGLERSYRLLARLAQRGEKRIELVERANRFRPRTWV from the coding sequence GTGACGGAGCGGGCCGACGAGCGCTGCCAGCGGCGGGAGTGCGCGGGCAGTTACGAGGATGTCGGCGGCGGTGAGCTGTACTGCGACCTGTGCGGGCTGGCGCCGGTGGTCTCGCCGGACGGGCTGCTGTCCTCGCCGCCCACGGGCCTGACGGGCCGGGTGCTCACGGACGGCGCGGCGGGCCGCGAGGCGGCGGGGGCGTTGCTGACGGTCCCCTCCCCCGCCCCCGCTTCCGGCGCAGGTTCCGGCCCCGGCACACGCACCGCCCGTTCCTCGCCCTCGCGGCGCTCGGTCCCCGCCCGCCATTCGCGGTCGGTGTCCGGCAGGGGGCCGGCGCGCGGTATGGCGGCGGTGTCGGCGCGCGGCGCGGGCAGCGGCGCGTCGTCCGGGGCGGCGCGGGGGCGGCTGGGCGCGGGGCTGGTGACGGTGCCGGAGGTGCCGCGGCCCGATCCGCGTACGGCGGTGCTGAAGCATCCGGAGGTCCCGGAGCGGAAGCGGTTCTGCAGCCGTACGGACTGCGGTGCGCCGGTGGGCCGGGCACACGGTGAGCAGCCGGGCACCACGGAAGGCTTCTGCATCAAGTGCGGCCACCCGTACAGCTTCGTGCCCAAGCTGCGGCCCGGCGACATGGTGCACGGGCAGTACGAGGTCGCGGGCTGCCTGGCGCACGGCGGGCTCGGCTGGATCTATCTGGCGACGGACCACGCGGTCTCCGACCGGTGGGTGGTGCTCAAGGGGCTGCTGGACACCGGCGACGAGGAGGCGCTGGCGGTGGCGGTGTCCGAGCGGCGCTTCCTCGCCGAGATCGAGCACGCCAACATCGTGCGGATCTACAACTTCGTGGAACACCTCGACCGGGCGACGGGCAGCCTCGACGGCTACATCGTCATGGAGTACGTCGGCGGCAAATCGCTCAAGGAGCTCGCCAACGACCGGCGCACGCCCCAGGGCAGGCGCGATCCGCTGCCGGTCGAACAGGCCTGTGCGTACGGCATCGAGGCGCTGGAAGCGCTCGGCCACCTGCACCGCCGCGGCTACCTCTACTGCGACTTCAAGGTCGACAACGCCATCCAGCAGCACGACCGGCTCAAGCTGATCGACATGGGCGCGGTGCGCAGGATGGACGACCACCACAGCCCGGTCTACGGCACGATCGGCTATCAGGCACCGGAGATCGCCGTGCTGGGCCCGTCGGTCTCCTCCGACCTCTACACCGTCGCCCGCACCCTCGCCGTCCTCACCTTCGACTTCCAGGGCTATACGAACGTCTTCGCGGACTCCCTGCCCGATCCGGACCACATCGAGGTGTTCCGCAGCTACGAGTCGTTCTACCGGCTGCTGGTACGCGCCACGGACCCGGACCGGGCGCGCAGGTTCGCCTCGGCGGAGGAGATGGCCGAGCAGCTGACAGGCGTGCTGCGGGAGGTGGTGGCGCTCCAGTCGGGCGAGCCGCGGCCCGCGCTGTCCCCGCTGTTCGGGCCCGAACTCCGGGTGGTCGACACGGAGCTGATGGCCGCGGCGGAGGGCGACAGTTCGCTGCTGGGCGCGCGGGGGGCGGCGCGCCGCGCGGAGCCGGGCCCCGGCGGCCCGGCACTGCGCCCCCTGGACATCGCCGGCGCCGCCCTGGCCCTGCCGGTGCCGCGGGTGGATCCGGACGATCCGCACGCCGGGCTGCTGGCCGGGCTGCTGGCCGCCGCGCCCGCCGAACTGCTGGCCGCCCTGCGCTCGGCGCCCGCCGACTCCCTGGAGGTCCGGCTGCGTGCGCTGCGCGCCCGTCTGGAGACGGGGGACGGCGCGGGGGCGCAGCGGGCGCTGGAGGAGATCGCGACGGCGGAGCCCGCCGGGCAGTGGGCCGCCGCGCGCCGGGGCGGCACCGGGCCCGGCGCCGGGGGAACGGACTGGCGGGTGGTGTGGCACCGCGGCCTGGTGTCGCTGACGACCGGTGACCGCGAGGGCGCCGCACTGGCCTTCGACGCGGTCTACGACGCCTTCCCCGGCGAGCCGGCGCCGAAGCTGGCGCTGGGGATCTGCGCGGAGCTGCTGGGCCAGCTGGACAACGCCGTGGAGTACTACCGCCTGGTGTGGGCGACCGACCGCAGCTATGTCGGCGCGGCGTTCGGACTGGCACGGGTGCACCTGGCGGCGGGCGACCGCACCGGCGCGGTCGGTGCGCTGGAGTCCGTCCCGGAGTCGTCCATCCACTACATAGCGGCGCGAATCGCGGCGGTCCGCGCCCGGCTGCGGGGGCGCCCGCCGCGCGATCCGCTGACGGCGGATCTGCGGGCGGCCGCCGAACAGGTCGAAGCGCTGGCGGACTTCGGTCTGGACGCCGAACGAAGGGAACAACTCACCACCGAGGTACTGGGCAGCGCCCTGGACTGGGTACTCTCCGGTAGCCACGGTGCCGGGCCGGACGGTCCGGCGGGCGTGGCCGGGCGGCCGTCGCTGCTCGGCTGCCCGCTGGACGAGCGCGGTCTGCGGTTCGGCCTGGAGCGGTCGTACCGCCTGCTCGCGCGGCTGGCGCAGCGTGGTGAGAAAAGGATCGAACTGGTGGAACGGGCCAACCGCTTCCGCCCCAGGACGTGGGTGTGA